The Salvia miltiorrhiza cultivar Shanhuang (shh) chromosome 2, IMPLAD_Smil_shh, whole genome shotgun sequence DNA window agtaatatAGTCTTTAAAttgaaaactaattaaaatctgATTGTgtcaatttaaataatattttcacaTAATTGTAGGTATGTTCATTGTATGAACTTATAAAACtgatgaaatatatatttttttatgatgaaATGTTAGTATAAAATTTGATGGAGTCCCTTTGAGTTGGGCATGGAAGGTTAGGCTTGTACCAATAATTAGttgtaaattaaaagaaaaaaaaatcgaaaagatAGACCAAAATTAGGTAAGGACATTTATGGAGGTGGCACAAACCAAATTATTAGCATATATATAAAGGCGTGTGGAAAGAATAATATGTACTATTTTAGGCAATCATCTCGAGAAAGAGATATATACTTTCAACATTTGGACCAACTTGTAAAAAAAACTAATTCCAATTGCATATAATAATTGACACTTGTTCCTTGTGTCTTTAATTTTAAGGTTGAAAATCAATGTCCTACATCACAAAGCCTGAAGACATAATACAATCGTAGGGTTCCTTActgaatattattattttattttattatcctATTATTATTTACACATCTCTAATGTCATAGCGTGCACACTATAAAATTGTAGcaaattttcacttttttcgTAGTAACGTgtctatttaattttaatttggatattattaatttattatcctgtgtattttaaaacaaattatgATGCAAATTCTAATATGCGAACTTTTTCTTTGATCTCCTTTCGCCGCCGATAATTATGTCGTCATTCAGTCTTCCGCAGGACGGCCCTAACATGAACTCCAAATTGCTTTGGAAATATCGTCCTCCACCACCCGGGTAACACGATGATGAACGGTGATCATATGTTTGATATCAAAAAGTTTATTTTCTTGAAGCAACGACTACAGATTCCCCCAATCTTAGACCATCTTTATCAGTAACCATCCaactatttttaatatttaattaatttctctttcTTCAACATCATTAATATTCATCCCAACCCAACTACCTCTATTTTAGTtcatttatcaatgaccacctcaaccatccaaccacccaaccacaacataattttataatttttttttattatttttattcgtaataattttaataatattaaatataaattaaaatattataaaaaaatcaaaatacaaaaaataacaaattaataaaaatttaaattacgacaaactaaaaatataaattacaacaatccaaactcaaaatagaaaaaaaaaaacaatacatactacgcatttaattatcatctccaaaCTTTTGCCATATATGCTCGATCAAGTCATGTAATAGAGAGTTGTGATCTTCTCTATTGCGAAGTTGGGACCTAGTTCTCATATAGCTCGCTAGGCTTGCAATCCTATTCGTAGAGTATACGAAATCATTAGTTTCCtctttgttgggaacttaatgaaatatcataatccttgttttgatgataccaaaatcaataggtttcttttgtaatagactagaactgctcgaactcaagtgttagagttctttttctaatttagttgcagttctaaagactgaagactgaagaacgaaggactgaagactgaagactgaagttgccgactgaagcatcagtcgaagaatcagttttgactgattacttaatgcgtgccacgtgaaatcagcggactgatactaaagtcaagtatcagttaaacattcttcctcggactgaacctccaacgttcaaaggaagccacacacttcagaagtacagccgcattaaatgcagagatctcaggatcgtcctttctctggagaggtcattcctctttggtgattaccttttcagagatgttgCATCTCCTGGtcttcaagatagccgttctcaccaaacaaggaacctcgaagattgaagcctcagcccaagttcaaattactctctaacggaagaaatcttgaagaccttctccgccaacggatctattcaagacttctcctataaatagcgcttgaggatcacttcaatcttcaccgattcaacgacataagctgaaactctgtcgaaattgtttctcagctaaagcccagactctccaaagtttgaatcgaagaagagaatccctaaagccaaaaatcagtcactgctgattacataaattctcttagaccttaggtaaacctcgtttatccaaagcctaggtcaaactaactgcaaagaacttgcaaagaacttgttctttgcagtttagttggcaagttttcaaaccttcCTTCGACCgacagaatcgagtgtttgagttgtgaaggagttcaggaaggtactctgtctccgtgagatcctagcgcccagtgcgtgctaggagtgagaaatccaacaaggtgtattggtactgaagattggatcttcagttgtttcggttatgtgcacccgcaagcacacgttcaggtttgttgtgcacccgtaagcatgagcatcggtttgcagtgcacccgtaagcacttgcagagtgaagttgttggtctgatcaaccgaccgtggatgtaggaagtattttccgaaccacgtaaaaatccctgtgttatttacaactttcaatatttactttattacttgtgctcttcctttcataaaatgaaaactgattaattgcaaagagaaacttaagactaacaacgtgctcaactcaaaggctatttcgaaataaaagtttttcactgcgtgtgttatcagtctgactgatctatcttctgatagtcagtaagatttatagcATCTCTGTTCATCAAACTCGAccgaagccttacgtgcatcagttaagttcttttgacttaattgataactccttactgaagagctttcagtatcagtcgtcaaccctgttttggtcaaaactctttttagtaaacaggtgtctgagtttgtgtttaaagtttcgttttgatctctgtgtaaagataaaaaaatagcctataggtgtattcccctcccatacacctattcgagaccctccagacCTAACACTCTCCATCTTCACTTCGACGAGTATTCTGTCTTAGTCGATCTTCGATGAATTTTGTAGGATCATGATTGTTAAGGTAAATGCTTCTTTCATCTTCCATTATCATATTATGCATGATGATGCAAGCAATCATTATTATCCCCATAATATCACGATCCCAAATAAGACAAGGCCGCTTGATAAAAGGAAAATGCGCTTGTAAAACTCCAAATGCTCGCTCAACATCTTTTCGGGCAGCCTCTTGATGTTGAGCAAACAGCTGGTGCTTTCGAAGTTGTGGAGCAggaataaatttaataaatgccGCCCATTGAGGATATATACCATCAGTGAGATAATATCCCATATTCCTTTCGCGACCATTAACGATATAATTGACCTTAGGTGCTCGACCTTCCAAGATATCATCAAAAATAGGCGATTGGTCAAGTACATTGATATCATTTCTTGAACCTGGGGTTCCAAAAAATGCATGCCAGATGCATAGGTCTTGTGATGCAAATGCTTCCAAAATAATTGTTGGCGTACCGCTTCGTCCTGCATATTGCCCTGCCCATGCAGTAGGGCAATTTTTCCATTCCCAATGCATACAGTCAATATTGTCCATCATGCCTGGGAACCCTCGCTGTTCTTCGATATGAAGAAGACTTGTCATATCTTCTTCAGTTGGCTTTCTGAGGTACTCAGCTCCGAAATTGGAAATGACACCTTCAACAAATTTGATGACTGATTTACGAATGACTTGGGCACTCATTCGTAAGTATTCGTCATGCAAATCGGCTGAGGTGCCATATGCCAACACCCTCATAGCTGCAGTACATTTTTGAATTGGAGACATACCAAGACGGCCAGCTGCATCAAGGCGTTGTTGAAAAAATCTATCGGTGGCGACGAGCTTGTTCATTATACGTTCGAACAAAGGCTTTCGCATGCGAAACCTTGTTCGAAAATATTCTGGGGGATAGATTTGATCTTCTGAAAAGTACTGCTCGAACACACCTTCATGACCTATCTCACGTCTTCTTTCAATATACTGCCTCATTCCTCTAACGGCATGATTGGTAGGTTGTACAGATAGACTTGCGGCATGGATGACCACATCCTCAATGATGCGATCAAGTTGGCAATTATGTTCAGCAACGCTTTGTTCCCATGCTTCATCATCGCTAGAATTTGAAGCATCAATATTAGAACTAGGGGCCATTTTTTGAAGAGGAGTTTTTTCTATGTAGAGTATAGAAGAGATAATTGTTCTGTCATTTGAGAGAGTACATGGATAAATATATAAGCAAGGGCATGATAAGTGTCACATGCTATCTTACACAAACTATCGTGACAATAATTCAGAAATCACATGGGTGGTGCCACCGAAAGTAAAGGGTTTTGGAACTATCGTGACAATAATTCAGAAATCATATGGGTGGTGCCACCGAAAGTAAAGGCTTTTGGAACTATCGTGACAATAATTTTAGAGCTTCCTCATCTGGAGATAACTGGTTTTTTTTCATCAACGTATTCAACGTAGAtgctttcatttctttttcacgTGTGATTCTCATTTCACGTAGTTCAGCAGTGAAAGCATCTAAAAATATCGAAGATTGTGATTATGTTTGTTTTCATTTTCGTTTAGCCTTAGCTTTAGCTTTATCCCTACTAATAGGACGATGAAATTTTGAAGTATCACTACATGGAGTTTCTGGAGTGGCGTCGGTTGGAGGATCCACATCTTCATCTATCCTCAATTTTTTTGAGATGCTGTGACTTTCGTCAACACTGTCTTCATCGTCTGGGTGAGAACTTCGTACGTAACCAGTACTATCAAACACCTTATGGTGATTAAACTTAGGTTAACCATAAATTGCTTGAGTAGTTTTCTCGATATCCTCTTTGGACTGACCGCTCGCTCGTCGTTCATATGCTTTCTTGTATGCAGCAACCCACAAAGTTATATTTTTGTTGAGGCGTTTGTAATGGTTCCTCAATGATTCCACGCTCCTTCGACCTCCAATTTCTGGATTATCTGCTCGACTATGCTCATACATAGCTGCAACAGTTTTCCAAAACAAATTACTATTTCGGTTAGTGCCAACAATTGGATTGTTACTGACAAAACACCAAACAGACATTAGTGATATATCTTCTATATTAGTCCAACTTTGCGCATTGTTGGAAGGGTTTGCAGAAAATTTTTCAGAGGTTTGGTAATATTCAGAAATAGGAGAATCAGTTGGATTATGCGAGAGTTCTGAATTCATAGCATAATCAAACTCTGGGAATTCATTGGAGCTTGGAATATCAGCAAGATTTGGATAATAGTCTTGGGAgggattgaaattttgagagttgaagaaagaattATCGTCTCGATCCATTGAAAAATAGAGACACAAATAATAGAAGTTATATGTAGAGAGGATAAATGAGAGAATTTGAAGGTGTATTGAAATATAGCAAGAGTGGTatctatttatagagaatgaaaaaatataaattttggtataatttttttgttttttttaatattatatataaaagatataatgatttttatcaattatctaaataaaatctacTCTACCAATTATATAACAACAAGTGTCACTATATCAATGAATTAGATTTTAGGGGAGAGAGAGACCAAGGCTGGTCCGATTTTTCCACTGGTCAACCACCTCTTGGAGACCacttttaattgttaatttttttcatataacCTACATGGAGGTTGACCATGTCTTCACATTTCTGGCCGATAAACTTGGTCTTATGGCCAGGGCCGACCCTTTAAACTATATTTATCAGcaaccacccaaccatccaaccatcttcaatatttaattcatttctctctcttccacatcactaatattcatcccaacccaaccacctctatgtttgttgatttatcaatgaccaccccaaccacccaaccacagcattatatataattatttttaatcataataattttagtaatattaaatataaattaaaatattacaaaaaaaaattaaaatgaaaaaaataacaaaataataaaaattttaattacgACAAccgaaaaatataaattacaacaatTCAAACTCgaagaaaaaaaacaatacatactaagcatttaattatcatctccaaaCTTTTCCCATATATGCTCGATCAAGTCATTTAATAGAAAGTTGTGAGCTTCTCTATTGTGAAGTTGGGACCTAATTCTCATATAGCTCGCTAGGCTTGCAATCCTATTCGTAGAGTATACGAAATCATTAGTTTCCTCTCCATCTTCACTTCGACGAGTATTCTGTCTTAGTCGATCTTCGATGTTTTCTTTCAATATACTGTCTCGTTGCTCTAACGACTTGATTGGTAGGTTGTACAGATAGACTTGCGGCATGGGTAACAACATCCTCAATGATGCGGTCAAGTTGGCGATTATGTTCAGCAACGCTTTGTTCCCATGCTTCATCATCACTAGAATTTGAAGCATCAATATTAAAACTAGAGGCCATTTTTTGAAGAGGGATTTTTTCTATCAAGAGTATAGAAGAGATAATTGTTCTGCCATTTGGGAGATTACATTGATAAATATATAAGCAAGAGCATGATAAGTGTCACGTGGTATCTTACACAAACTATCGTACAATAATGCAAAAATCACATGGGTGGTGCCACTGAAAGTTAATGTTTTTGAAAATATCGTGACAATAATGCAGAAATCACATGGCACCCAGAAATCACATGGGTGGTGCCACTGAAAGTTAATGTTTTTGGAAATATTGTGACAATAATGCAGAAATCACATGGGTGGTGCCACCGAAAGTTAATGCTTTTGAAAATGTTGTGACAATAATGCAGAAATCACATGTATATGACCACCAAAAGTTAATACTTTTTGAAAATGTCGTGATAATAATGCAGAAATCACATGTATATGACCACCGAAAGTTAATGCTTTTGGAAACGTAGTGACAATAATGCtgaattaaattacattgaaattacacaaaatgaaattacattgaaattacaTTGGAATTACACAAAAcgaaattacattgaaattgcacaaattaaaattacacaaaacgaaattacattgaaattgcacaaattgaaattacataaattaaccctacaacaataatttaaataacacaataattAAGAACAAGCATCATAAGTTCGATTATATTCCATAAAGTTCTGCCATTAGCCGACGTTTGAGACCTTCTTCTTCTGGAGATAACTGGATTTTTTTCATCAATGTATTCAATGTAGatgttttcatttcttttaCACGTGTGATCCTCATTTCACGTAGTTCAGCAGTGAAAGCATCTGAAACTATCGAAGATTGTGATTCtgtttgttttccttttcttttagcCTTAGCTTTAGCTTTATCCTTACCAATAGGACGATGAAATTTTGAAGCATCACTACCTGGATTTTCTGGAGTGGAGTCGGTTGTAGGATCCACATCTTCATCTGTCCTTGATTTTTTTGAGCTACTGCGGCTTTCGTCAACACTATCTTCGTTGTCTGGGTGAGAACGTCGTATGTAACCAGTACTTTCCAATTTCAGTTCCCAGTTCGGATAGTTGCTCATAACTTTTTCAAACACCTCATGGTGAGTAAACTTAGTTTTACcataaattatttgaattgtTTTCTCGATATCCTCTTTGGACTGACCGCTCGTTCGTCGCTCATATACTTTCTTGTATGCAGCAACCCACAGAGTTACATTTTTGTTGAGGCGTTTGAAACATAGCCTCAATGATTCCAAGGACCTTGGACCTCCAATTTCTAGATTATCTGCTCGACTTTGCTCATACATATTTGCAACACTTTTCCAAAATGACTTACTATTTCGGTTAGTGCCAACAATTGGATTGTTACTGACAAAGCACCAAGCAGATCGACATTAGTGATATATCTTCTATATCAGTCCAACTCTGCGCATTGTTGGAAGGTTTGCAGAAAAATTTTCAGAGGTTTGGTGATATTCATAAATAGGAGAATCGGTTGGATTATGTGAGAATTCTGAATTCATAGCATAATCAAACTCTGGAAATTCATTAGAGCTTGGAATATCAGTAAGCTTTGAATAATAGTCTTGGGAGGGGTTGAAATTTTGAGGGTTGAAGAAAGAATTATTGCCTCGATCcattgaaaaatagagaaagaaaCACTAGATGTTATATGTACAGAAGGGAAATGGAAGAATTTGAAGGTGTGTTGAAATCTAGCAAGAGTGGTCTCTATTTAAAgagaacaaaaaaatataaattttggtaattttttttaatattttatactccctccgtcccggcttttggtatccagttgagaacggcacggattttaataaagtgattgatgtgttgtgagtggaataagggtcccacattttatgtgagagttaaaataattaaagtggaataAGGGCCCCacttacttttactaaaaatagaaatggataccaaaatgtgggacgaccaaaaaaagaaagttggatactaaaagctgggacggagggagtataaatgatataatgattttttatcaactatctaaataaaatctacTGAACCAATTATATGTCAACAAGCGTCACTAAATCAATGGATGAGATATTAGGAAAGAGAGAGACCAAGAGCGGTATATTTTTTCCAGTGGTCGACCACCTCTAGTCCTCCCACTTTTAattgttatttcttttttttttcatattagtGATGTGGCAGTCGACCTAGTCT harbors:
- the LOC131009583 gene encoding glutathione S-transferase T3-like — its product is MDRDDNSFFNSQNFNPSQDYYPNLADIPSSNEFPEFDYAMNSELSHNPTDSPISEYYQTSEKFSANPSNNAQSWTNIEDISLMSVWCFVSNNPIVGTNRNSNLFWKTVAAMYEHSRADNPEIGGRRSVESLRNHYKRLNKNITLWVAAYKKAYERRASGQSKEDIEKTTQAIYG
- the LOC131009582 gene encoding uncharacterized protein LOC131009582, with the protein product MAPSSNIDASNSSDDEAWEQSVAEHNCQLDRIIEDVVIHAASLSVQPTNHAVRGMRQYIERRREIGHEGVFEQYFSEDQIYPPEYFRTRFRMRKPLFERIMNKLVATDRFFQQRLDAAGRLGMSPIQKCTAAMRVLAYGTSADLHDEYLRMSAQVIRKSVIKFVEGVISNFGAEYLRKPTEEDMTSLLHIEEQRGFPGMMDNIDCMHWEWKNCPTAWAGQYAGRSGTPTIILEAFASQDLCIWHAFFGTPGSRNDINVLDQSPIFDDILEGRAPKVNYIVNGRERNMGYYLTDGIYPQWAAFIKFIPAPQLRKHQLFAQHQEAARKDVERAFGVLQAHFPFIKRPCLIWDRDIMGIIMIACIIMHNMIMEDERSIYLNNHDPTKFIEDRLRQNTRRSEDGEC